DNA from Dreissena polymorpha isolate Duluth1 unplaced genomic scaffold, UMN_Dpol_1.0 chrUn019, whole genome shotgun sequence:
GTCGGCGACATCAAGTGCATGTTGAACATCTGGCGTATTTTCCAGTAACGTTTGCACCATACAGCAAAGTGTGGAAGGTTGAGCGCAACAAAACAAATGGACATTACCAAAAGAATGAACGTAAATTCCAGACGAATAATGGATTCCGTGGTCGCAACGCGTATTTTTCTACTACGTTTTTTTCGTAACACGAGCTTACGTATGATGAACACATTGAAAACAGTTATCAGGATGAATGGAATGAATGTTATAGTCACTCCAAATATGCTGTCTAGAATGAAGGAGAGGTAGTGGTGGTCCTTATCGCTCGTGCATATCAAAGCGCCGCTAATTGTGGGGTAAGAACCACTCAGGACGGGTTTAAACACGCAACCGGCTGATGCAACAATGACGGCGCCGAGTATGACCTTGGTTGCAGACTGGGGGTTACAAAGGTCCTTTCGATGTAACGGGAAACATACCCCGATAAACCGTTCGATGGTGAAAAACACGACGAACCAAGATGACAAGAATCTTGCGATATACTGAAGATACAACACAGACTTGCACACTCCATTTTGCTGCAGCAATGGTGGCCAACTGTATTCAGACAACAACGGTTCTCCGTGCTTGAGCCATTCAGGCAGTACATAAAACACAAGTGACAATATGTCTGAGATCGCTAAAGCGATTAGATACATACTTGCAGAAAGCTTTCGCATGATTTTCGTCAAGAATACCATTAGAGATACTGAGTTTCCAACCACCCCAAAGATGGCGATTACCGGTGTGACATAGGTGAAGAATCGATGTTCCGGCGACGGCGTAAAGGGCGGTATGCCGGCAAGGAGGTTGTCATGGAACATTGGGCAGCCTGCCGAGAGGTACGATGCATTGCTCCCATTTGCGACGTCAGTTGAGCAAAGCCAAAGAGTATGGCCAATTTCCTTTGATGAGCCATTTTCCTTAAATGCAGAATGAATTTAGCATAATAAGTGTTCGTGTTTTAACCTAGTACATACACTTTGCGCCATATGATAATTTATGGTATAACGccacattaataaataaaaaaaacttatgttATTTTATCACCTGCCAAATATTACTACGGTATATGTGAACTTCATTACTCATTATTTAGTCTGAACAATACCATTGGGTATTGATCGCTTTTACTGGTTTGACTTAAAAAGACGCACTTGCATTACAGCAT
Protein-coding regions in this window:
- the LOC127863601 gene encoding probable G-protein coupled receptor B0563.6, with protein sequence MFHDNLLAGIPPFTPSPEHRFFTYVTPVIAIFGVVGNSVSLMVFLTKIMRKLSASMYLIALAISDILSLVFYVLPEWLKHGEPLLSEYSWPPLLQQNGVCKSVLYLQYIARFLSSWFVVFFTIERFIGVCFPLHRKDLCNPQSATKVILGAVIVASAGCVFKPVLSGSYPTISGALICTSDKDHHYLSFILDSIFGVTITFIPFILITVFNVFIIRKLVLRKKRSRKIRVATTESIIRLEFTFILLVMSICFVALNLPHFAVWCKRYWKIRQMFNMHLMSPTTLQNHDDHIGDLDNTLHVTRTIFYTNYSINFFLYSVTGAYFRKELKHLFCKRDKNITFKNTLIQSRISAERKEKGSDGILMHNLNNIQISER